The following coding sequences lie in one Pontibacter sp. G13 genomic window:
- a CDS encoding sulfotransferase domain-containing protein produces MSTPQHMKPRYMIIGERKCGTSSLYRYLVDHPQVLPAKWKEPQFFSRSSEEIQNGFEQDYLPYFPLEQADGDIHFEWPELDQAGILYHESVRVPRLSGRKYITGEASANALHEADPAWVQHYLPDIKLIVVLRDPAVRAYSHHRMFHRFQKEGRDLWKRVGDFRKDLAEEYEAFQQGNRDEFYSPGLYLRNLKRWSQHFSRAQMLILFSDDLDTCPQLCLDRVCDHIGIERHTYGSELDVAYNRAPLQTMPETDYHWLSALYRTHDEALAEWLGEALPWRASTLNVANHG; encoded by the coding sequence ATGAGTACACCGCAACACATGAAGCCCCGATACATGATCATCGGAGAACGAAAGTGTGGGACTTCATCTCTCTATCGGTATTTGGTGGATCATCCCCAAGTGCTCCCTGCAAAGTGGAAGGAGCCGCAATTTTTTTCGAGATCTTCCGAGGAAATCCAAAACGGATTTGAGCAGGACTATTTGCCCTATTTCCCATTGGAACAAGCAGATGGAGATATTCACTTCGAATGGCCTGAGCTGGATCAAGCAGGGATTTTGTACCATGAATCGGTGCGAGTCCCTAGATTATCCGGCCGCAAGTACATCACAGGTGAGGCGAGCGCCAATGCCCTCCATGAGGCCGATCCGGCTTGGGTCCAGCATTATTTACCGGACATCAAATTGATCGTCGTACTTAGAGATCCTGCAGTACGCGCCTATTCTCACCATCGGATGTTTCATCGGTTTCAAAAAGAAGGCAGAGACTTGTGGAAACGAGTCGGAGATTTCCGAAAAGATCTCGCGGAAGAATACGAGGCCTTTCAGCAGGGGAATCGCGACGAATTCTACAGCCCGGGGCTTTATCTCCGTAACCTCAAAAGATGGTCCCAGCATTTTTCCAGAGCGCAAATGCTGATTCTGTTTTCAGATGATTTGGATACCTGTCCTCAGCTTTGCCTAGACCGTGTATGCGATCATATTGGCATAGAACGCCATACGTACGGTTCAGAACTAGACGTAGCATATAATCGGGCGCCTCTCCAGACGATGCCAGAAACCGATTACCATTGGCTATCAGCGCTTTACCGAACTCATGACGAAGCACTTGCGGAATGGCTGGGTGAGGCGCTCCCCTGGCGAGCCTCCACTTTGAACGTTGCCAATCATGGATAA
- a CDS encoding CDP-alcohol phosphatidyltransferase family protein translates to MMNQPTLTTAPSKFVQAPALIQNWVFAHAILMLGGSVITWIRPDSWSLILLGMASFAGFFISNRPNWQPLHRWSGPANWVTGSRVIAMAGLVIFHEFLTDWQVAFWALAVLALDGIDGYLARKFHTSSLFGEFLDKETDAWFVLAMGWILWQRELAPAWIWLPGILRYAYVIAIRFIVPKQRSESRSKRGQYIAVLLMGSLIGACVLPEPLGLILLGVATLSVSYSFGASFLQLFSQKDPS, encoded by the coding sequence ATGATGAATCAACCAACCCTCACCACGGCCCCTTCGAAGTTTGTCCAAGCACCTGCCCTGATCCAAAACTGGGTCTTCGCGCATGCGATCCTCATGCTAGGTGGCTCTGTGATCACATGGATTAGGCCAGATTCTTGGTCCTTGATCTTATTGGGAATGGCATCATTCGCGGGCTTTTTCATTTCCAATCGACCCAATTGGCAACCTCTCCACCGATGGTCAGGACCTGCCAATTGGGTCACGGGAAGCCGTGTGATTGCGATGGCAGGACTGGTGATTTTTCATGAATTCCTGACCGATTGGCAGGTCGCATTTTGGGCCCTAGCGGTCTTGGCACTTGATGGAATTGACGGCTATCTCGCCCGAAAATTCCATACTTCCTCTCTGTTTGGGGAATTCCTAGACAAGGAAACCGATGCATGGTTTGTCTTGGCAATGGGATGGATCTTGTGGCAGCGGGAACTTGCGCCCGCCTGGATTTGGCTACCGGGGATATTGCGGTATGCCTATGTGATCGCCATCCGGTTTATCGTGCCCAAGCAAAGATCAGAATCCCGCAGCAAACGGGGCCAATACATTGCGGTGCTCCTGATGGGAAGTCTCATCGGTGCTTGTGTCTTGCCAGAACCACTTGGCCTCATCTTGCTGGGGGTAGCGACCTTGTCGGTCTCCTACTCCTTTGGGGCGAGCTTCCTTCAATTATTCTCACAAAAAGATCCGTCATGA
- a CDS encoding glycosyltransferase has protein sequence MQAAFPTYWVVPDPQQFVSGGNIFNHRLMTAARLLGATCKLIDPESVHEIAATHPESWFGWDSLFMKQAAAIGLSKQGRHHLIVHHLTSLWPPEGISGVEYFETYERHLVEPFSGFMATSSFTQRYLLERLGANKPCYVVEPGLSLTPKLENPTPAPRLVAVMAANIVPRKGLKAFLEKWVESGASDFGIDLRIWGHTHFDEPYASSCLALIRDGNLPVKIQPPISQEEWAQQLAEADFYLSTSEMESFGMALQEAASTGLPLLVLAGGYSAHHVTQGSVSLQVGDLFQTFCEWGKHPQAVRNMRTAPDPRRYASWEQSAEKWLAQIQYPQPER, from the coding sequence ATGCAGGCAGCTTTTCCCACATATTGGGTCGTCCCAGATCCCCAGCAGTTTGTCTCAGGTGGCAATATCTTCAATCACCGATTGATGACTGCCGCCCGGTTGCTGGGGGCTACCTGCAAGCTGATCGACCCAGAATCCGTCCATGAAATTGCTGCTACACACCCCGAATCTTGGTTTGGTTGGGATTCCTTGTTCATGAAACAGGCCGCTGCTATTGGATTGTCTAAACAAGGGCGTCACCACCTGATCGTGCACCATCTGACGAGTCTTTGGCCGCCTGAAGGAATTTCGGGCGTGGAATACTTCGAAACCTACGAGCGGCATTTGGTGGAGCCATTTTCCGGTTTTATGGCGACCAGTAGCTTTACGCAGCGATATCTGTTGGAGCGACTTGGAGCAAATAAGCCTTGCTACGTGGTTGAACCGGGATTGAGCCTTACTCCCAAACTTGAAAACCCTACACCTGCTCCTCGCCTCGTAGCGGTAATGGCAGCCAATATTGTCCCGAGAAAGGGGCTCAAGGCTTTTCTGGAAAAATGGGTAGAATCAGGAGCTTCGGATTTTGGAATTGATCTACGAATCTGGGGGCATACGCATTTTGATGAACCATACGCCTCGTCATGCCTTGCGCTCATTCGGGATGGGAACTTACCCGTCAAGATTCAACCACCGATTTCTCAGGAGGAATGGGCACAACAACTGGCGGAGGCGGACTTTTATCTATCGACTTCGGAAATGGAGTCTTTTGGAATGGCTCTTCAGGAGGCGGCATCAACGGGGTTGCCCCTCTTGGTACTAGCAGGTGGATATTCTGCCCATCACGTTACGCAAGGATCGGTCTCGCTACAAGTGGGAGATTTATTCCAAACCTTCTGCGAATGGGGCAAACACCCACAAGCTGTGAGGAATATGCGAACTGCTCCAGATCCAAGACGATACGCTAGCTGGGAACAAAGCGCTGAAAAATGGCTTGCCCAGATCCAATACCCTCAACCCGAGAGATGA
- a CDS encoding 6-pyruvoyl trahydropterin synthase family protein yields MIAHSLPSPTFGPAQQLHGATYVVDATFFSKELDQDNIVLDIGLAHEILKSVLDPLRYQNLDHLPQFEGKLTSTEFLAHYIHQQISAKVAETFSGSLKVTLGESHVAWAAYEGPVSA; encoded by the coding sequence ATGATCGCCCACTCGTTGCCCAGTCCCACATTTGGCCCCGCCCAGCAATTGCATGGAGCGACCTACGTTGTGGATGCCACCTTCTTTTCCAAAGAATTGGACCAAGACAATATTGTTCTGGACATCGGATTGGCACACGAAATCCTGAAATCAGTACTCGATCCACTTCGGTACCAAAATTTGGATCATTTGCCCCAATTCGAAGGGAAACTCACCTCCACCGAATTTTTGGCGCACTATATCCATCAGCAAATTTCCGCCAAAGTTGCCGAGACTTTTTCCGGGAGTCTCAAAGTAACTCTGGGTGAATCCCATGTAGCTTGGGCAGCCTACGAAGGCCCCGTTTCCGCTTAA
- a CDS encoding zinc-binding alcohol dehydrogenase, giving the protein MSNSLIAQALWHLDAQSSELAEVPLEISPTLPCTVETQASLISSGTERLVSSGLVPASIQPDMRVPYMRGNFEFPMTYGYSLVGKVSNHDHPLSGQMVHLLHPHQTICQVASGDAFPVPEGIPARRATLASNLETAVNAIWDSGMSTGDKILVVGFGIIGSLVARLASLFPGTEVYVAETQRKRRMMAEQMGFFLLGDHDSEVEFDCAFHCTGASGGLQTAIDQVGYEGVIVELSWYGTRGIEVNLGGDFHSKRKKIISSQVSNLPADRQGRWGFRRRKETVFELLKDPVFDAHITREIPFEELPDFFQRLRQGEIHELACCVSYPALS; this is encoded by the coding sequence ATGTCCAACTCTCTCATCGCACAAGCACTTTGGCACCTAGATGCCCAATCTTCTGAATTGGCGGAAGTTCCGCTGGAGATATCCCCTACCCTCCCCTGTACCGTTGAGACTCAGGCATCGCTGATCAGTAGCGGTACCGAACGCCTCGTGAGTTCAGGATTAGTTCCCGCTTCCATCCAGCCTGACATGCGCGTCCCGTACATGCGAGGGAACTTCGAATTTCCGATGACCTACGGATACTCATTGGTAGGCAAGGTAAGCAACCATGACCATCCACTTTCGGGACAGATGGTCCATCTTCTTCATCCCCACCAGACTATTTGCCAGGTGGCCAGTGGTGATGCCTTTCCCGTACCCGAGGGCATTCCAGCCCGTAGAGCTACGTTGGCCTCCAATTTGGAGACCGCCGTCAATGCCATCTGGGATTCAGGCATGTCCACGGGCGATAAGATTCTGGTAGTGGGATTTGGTATCATCGGATCACTGGTTGCGCGATTGGCATCCTTGTTTCCGGGGACGGAAGTCTACGTCGCAGAAACCCAACGCAAACGCCGAATGATGGCAGAGCAAATGGGGTTCTTCCTGTTGGGGGATCACGATTCGGAGGTGGAGTTTGACTGTGCATTTCACTGTACAGGAGCCTCTGGAGGTCTTCAGACTGCCATCGATCAAGTAGGGTATGAAGGCGTAATTGTGGAATTGAGTTGGTATGGAACTCGTGGGATTGAGGTGAATTTGGGGGGTGATTTCCACAGCAAACGCAAGAAGATCATCAGCTCTCAAGTGAGCAATCTACCCGCCGATCGCCAAGGGAGATGGGGATTTCGCAGACGAAAAGAAACCGTGTTCGAATTATTGAAAGACCCTGTATTCGATGCACATATCACCCGGGAAATTCCCTTTGAGGAGCTTCCAGATTTTTTCCAAAGACTGCGACAAGGTGAAATACATGAATTGGCCTGTTGCGTCTCCTATCCAGCATTATCCTGA
- a CDS encoding RibD family protein has protein sequence METIWNGLLSLTEYLLADRGPAEIICVQTYPHPHIYLNRLPDAPSGQGFMIGWDRASLPKQVAWPQFVVDGPYSASCVHTGSMPPESVKLIAEYLPYCVLPIEAHRQKRAISVAHFAQTLDGKIATHTGDSQWIGNPGNLTHAHRMRAICDGILIGKQTLQSDKPSLTVRHVPGKNPRRVVISSTVEDYSSLFAACEEPVLVMSAKAHTPTINLEYVQLPAEDGYICCHDILKALYAKGICLVYIEGGAHTTSNFLKAGAVDILQLHISPQIFGSGVSAIQLPQIDRVAESISFEHFQFVPVEDTLMFVGKPT, from the coding sequence ATGGAAACCATTTGGAATGGGTTATTATCGCTTACAGAATATTTGTTGGCAGATCGAGGTCCTGCCGAGATTATCTGTGTCCAGACGTATCCACACCCCCATATTTACCTCAATCGCCTTCCAGACGCACCATCCGGGCAAGGATTCATGATAGGTTGGGATCGCGCCTCGTTGCCCAAACAGGTTGCCTGGCCCCAATTTGTCGTAGATGGTCCATACTCCGCTTCTTGTGTACATACTGGTAGTATGCCCCCCGAATCCGTCAAGTTGATTGCAGAATATCTACCGTATTGTGTACTCCCAATCGAGGCACATCGCCAGAAACGGGCCATATCTGTGGCACACTTCGCACAGACGCTCGACGGCAAAATCGCCACCCATACGGGCGATTCGCAGTGGATCGGCAATCCCGGTAACCTTACCCACGCCCATCGGATGCGAGCTATTTGTGATGGGATTCTCATCGGCAAGCAGACACTTCAGAGCGACAAGCCTTCTTTGACTGTACGGCATGTTCCGGGCAAGAATCCTCGACGTGTAGTCATTTCCTCGACGGTGGAAGATTACAGCAGCCTATTTGCGGCATGCGAAGAGCCCGTTTTGGTGATGAGTGCCAAGGCTCACACTCCGACGATCAACCTTGAGTATGTCCAATTGCCTGCCGAGGACGGATATATTTGCTGCCACGATATTTTAAAGGCACTTTATGCCAAGGGAATTTGTCTGGTATATATCGAAGGAGGCGCACATACGACCTCCAATTTTCTGAAAGCAGGTGCCGTAGATATTCTCCAGTTACATATTTCCCCACAGATATTTGGTTCTGGCGTCAGCGCAATCCAATTGCCCCAGATCGATCGGGTGGCGGAATCCATCTCCTTCGAGCACTTCCAATTTGTTCCGGTGGAAGACACCCTCATGTTTGTCGGCAAACCCACGTGA
- the ribA gene encoding GTP cyclohydrolase II, with the protein MKRLAETWMPTQWGTFKMIAYANSNEEMPHLALTNGDLSKLEAPLVRIHSECMTGDVFGSVRCDCGEQLQEAMKAVSIQGGAVLYLRQEGRGIGLVNKLHAYNLQDQGFNTADANKELGFEVDSREFDIAINMLKDLGVNKIRLMTNNPEKLHAFDDAAIELAERVPLIIPARKENAFYLDTKRQVMGHLLNFPTTHTGS; encoded by the coding sequence ATGAAAAGATTAGCGGAAACGTGGATGCCCACCCAATGGGGCACCTTCAAGATGATTGCCTATGCCAATTCGAATGAAGAGATGCCACACTTGGCCCTGACGAATGGAGATCTTTCCAAATTAGAAGCTCCGTTGGTAAGAATCCACTCGGAATGTATGACTGGTGACGTTTTTGGGTCAGTCAGATGCGACTGTGGCGAGCAACTTCAGGAAGCGATGAAGGCCGTCTCCATCCAAGGTGGTGCAGTACTGTATCTACGCCAAGAAGGTCGTGGAATCGGATTGGTCAACAAGCTCCATGCCTACAACCTCCAAGACCAAGGGTTCAATACTGCCGACGCCAACAAGGAGTTGGGATTTGAGGTGGACAGTAGAGAGTTTGACATTGCCATAAACATGTTGAAGGACTTGGGAGTGAATAAGATTAGACTCATGACCAATAATCCGGAAAAGCTCCACGCATTTGACGATGCAGCCATCGAACTTGCGGAGCGTGTACCCCTGATCATTCCTGCCCGCAAGGAAAACGCCTTTTACCTAGATACCAAGCGTCAGGTCATGGGGCACCTACTCAATTTTCCGACCACCCATACGGGTTCCTAA
- a CDS encoding FkbM family methyltransferase has protein sequence MPRLILESALDSECGSCFVTWWPFGETTLASNFTFMDLLPIRRQLGIIRSQLMYYGKPFNHRRLKNFYRPFLEPGDLAFDIGSHLGNRSHAWLALGAQVVALEPQPACIKYLKRRFGKNPQFTLVEKAVGATQGTLPLHVSALTPTVSTLAGEGFRNAINDATSFELNWEEQLQVPVVTLDDLIAEYGLPKFAKIDVEDFEVEVLEGLSTALPSLSFEYFSYFNDRAIRCIRLLDQLGEYEYNYSFGESQRFQCQSWLPTEHIQMILENFKDSDPSGDIYARLKGS, from the coding sequence ATGCCGCGATTGATCTTGGAGAGTGCCCTAGATTCGGAATGCGGATCATGTTTCGTGACTTGGTGGCCCTTCGGGGAGACCACCCTAGCTTCTAATTTCACCTTTATGGACCTGTTGCCGATCCGGAGACAACTGGGGATCATCCGATCCCAGCTGATGTACTATGGAAAGCCCTTCAATCATCGTAGGCTCAAGAATTTCTACCGCCCTTTTTTGGAGCCGGGGGATTTGGCCTTTGATATCGGCTCACATCTCGGCAATAGAAGTCATGCCTGGCTAGCCCTTGGCGCCCAAGTTGTGGCCCTCGAACCACAGCCTGCCTGCATCAAATATCTCAAGCGGAGATTTGGGAAAAACCCCCAATTCACGTTGGTGGAAAAAGCGGTAGGTGCAACTCAAGGCACCCTTCCCCTTCATGTAAGTGCATTGACTCCCACGGTAAGTACCCTCGCAGGGGAAGGCTTCCGAAATGCCATCAATGACGCTACTTCCTTCGAACTCAATTGGGAAGAGCAACTTCAGGTCCCAGTTGTCACTTTGGATGATCTGATTGCCGAGTATGGTTTGCCGAAATTTGCCAAGATCGATGTGGAAGATTTTGAGGTTGAAGTGCTTGAGGGACTCAGCACGGCCCTCCCCAGTCTTTCCTTCGAATACTTCTCCTATTTCAATGACCGTGCAATTCGTTGTATCCGCCTGCTAGATCAGTTGGGCGAGTACGAGTACAACTATTCTTTTGGTGAATCTCAGCGCTTTCAATGCCAATCTTGGCTTCCTACCGAACACATCCAGATGATCCTTGAGAATTTCAAGGATTCCGATCCATCCGGAGATATTTATGCCCGACTGAAAGGCTCCTGA
- a CDS encoding DUF2797 domain-containing protein yields MTISGNLRKMAVELGDPVAYQLNLGESQLDMNSVIGKPISLRFTGDIHCKICGAKTKKSFGQGFCYKHFVSAPENSECIIRPELCRGHLGEGRDPEWELAHHVQPHVVYLAVASGLKVGVTRDTQVPTRWIDQGAWKAIKLCETENRYQAGQVEVALKEHISDKTHWQKMLKNVLAEDIDLEMEKSRMEELLPRDMQDWISDDDDITEISYPVLAFPTKVKSLNLDKVPEVSGTLAGIKGQYWIFDDGRVLNIRKHTGYFVEIDA; encoded by the coding sequence ATGACAATTTCAGGAAACCTCCGCAAAATGGCTGTTGAATTGGGCGATCCAGTCGCTTATCAACTGAACCTCGGAGAATCCCAATTGGACATGAACTCTGTGATCGGTAAGCCGATCAGCCTCAGATTTACTGGGGATATCCACTGCAAAATCTGTGGAGCCAAGACCAAGAAGTCTTTCGGACAAGGGTTTTGCTACAAGCATTTTGTGAGTGCTCCAGAGAATTCGGAATGCATCATTCGCCCAGAATTGTGCCGAGGGCACCTAGGTGAAGGCCGAGATCCAGAATGGGAACTTGCACATCACGTACAGCCGCATGTAGTGTATCTGGCAGTGGCAAGTGGACTGAAAGTGGGGGTTACCCGTGATACTCAGGTTCCAACTCGCTGGATAGACCAAGGCGCTTGGAAGGCCATCAAGTTATGCGAAACCGAAAATCGCTATCAAGCAGGCCAAGTGGAAGTAGCCTTGAAGGAGCATATTTCGGACAAGACGCATTGGCAGAAAATGCTGAAGAACGTATTGGCCGAGGATATCGATCTAGAGATGGAGAAGTCCCGCATGGAGGAGCTCTTGCCTCGGGACATGCAGGACTGGATCAGCGATGATGACGACATTACGGAGATTTCCTACCCGGTATTGGCATTTCCGACCAAGGTCAAGAGCTTGAATCTGGACAAAGTACCGGAAGTCAGCGGAACGCTTGCTGGGATCAAGGGGCAATATTGGATTTTTGACGACGGACGTGTACTGAATATTCGAAAGCATACTGGATACTTTGTCGAAATCGACGCCTAG
- a CDS encoding shikimate kinase: protein MNHQTAFLIGFMGSGKTSLGKRAANQLGWEFVDLDHWIEAKVGKTVPVIFEEMGESAFRDMEREALEALSEPAQTPRLISCGGGTPCYGDNMALINRLGTSVYLRQRLGILTQRLTQQRAGRPMLSAVPADELPTFIRELLTKREPYYLQAHHVLSDEELTVAGIVGALQGRSLS from the coding sequence ATGAACCACCAAACTGCATTTCTCATCGGATTCATGGGCTCTGGCAAGACCTCCTTGGGCAAACGAGCGGCCAACCAGCTTGGCTGGGAGTTTGTAGATCTCGACCACTGGATTGAGGCCAAGGTCGGCAAAACTGTGCCTGTGATTTTCGAGGAAATGGGCGAATCCGCTTTTCGCGACATGGAGCGCGAGGCTTTGGAAGCCCTGTCTGAACCTGCCCAAACCCCTAGATTGATTTCTTGCGGTGGCGGGACCCCTTGCTATGGAGACAATATGGCGTTGATCAATCGCCTCGGAACCAGCGTATATCTTCGCCAGCGGTTGGGGATATTGACCCAAAGGCTGACCCAACAACGGGCGGGAAGGCCAATGCTCAGCGCAGTCCCAGCGGATGAGCTTCCTACTTTCATTCGAGAATTGCTCACCAAGCGGGAACCCTACTATCTCCAAGCCCATCATGTCCTTTCGGATGAAGAATTGACCGTTGCGGGCATTGTAGGGGCTCTTCAGGGAAGATCTTTGAGCTAG
- a CDS encoding ATP-binding protein, whose translation MIQRTLTPIVRKRIGSGKAIMVIGPRQVGKTTLINAEVKDENVAFFDGDDPTVRALLNSPNTEQIRNLIGGSKVVFIDEAQRIQGIGLTLKIITDQFKDVQLWISGSSSFSLAQELNEPLTGRKWEYALYPISWEEFENHVGYLKAEQSLEQRLVFGLYPDVINHPGDEIEILKNLVNSYLYRDILAYAEIRKPEVLERLVQALALQVGGEVNYNELSHTVGVDRATIQRYIEILEKGFVIFRLRSYSTNLRKEIRKNRKVYFYDNGIRNMVVGNFNDFDLRNDQGALWENFLVSERMKQNAYKLSLAKGYFWRTTQQQEVDYVEEVAQKIFGYEFKWNPSKKPSFPKMFVEKYKSENQIVNRSNFRKFVVVR comes from the coding sequence ATGATTCAGCGAACACTCACTCCCATCGTCCGAAAAAGAATTGGTTCTGGCAAGGCCATCATGGTGATCGGTCCTCGTCAAGTAGGAAAAACTACCCTGATCAATGCAGAGGTAAAGGACGAAAACGTCGCGTTTTTCGATGGCGATGATCCCACCGTTCGAGCGTTGTTGAATTCGCCAAATACCGAGCAGATTCGGAATCTCATAGGAGGGAGCAAGGTGGTGTTCATCGATGAAGCTCAACGTATTCAAGGAATCGGACTTACGCTGAAAATCATTACCGATCAGTTCAAGGATGTTCAACTTTGGATTAGCGGCTCTTCTTCTTTTTCATTGGCTCAGGAATTGAATGAACCCTTGACTGGAAGAAAATGGGAGTATGCATTGTATCCAATCAGTTGGGAAGAATTTGAGAATCATGTCGGATATCTCAAAGCAGAACAATCGCTAGAGCAAAGATTGGTGTTCGGATTATATCCAGATGTCATTAATCATCCCGGCGATGAAATAGAGATTCTCAAAAACTTGGTCAATAGCTACTTGTATCGAGATATTTTAGCGTACGCGGAGATTCGTAAGCCCGAAGTGTTGGAGAGGCTGGTGCAGGCACTTGCCCTACAAGTAGGGGGAGAGGTGAATTACAATGAGCTTTCACATACTGTTGGAGTAGATCGAGCCACGATACAGCGATATATTGAAATATTGGAAAAGGGATTCGTCATATTTCGCCTTCGGAGTTATAGTACAAATCTTCGGAAGGAAATTCGCAAAAACCGTAAAGTCTATTTCTACGACAATGGGATTCGAAACATGGTGGTGGGAAATTTCAATGATTTTGATCTCCGGAATGATCAGGGAGCATTGTGGGAGAATTTTCTCGTATCAGAGCGAATGAAGCAAAATGCCTACAAGCTATCACTCGCAAAAGGGTACTTTTGGCGGACAACTCAGCAGCAGGAAGTAGATTATGTCGAAGAAGTTGCCCAGAAGATTTTTGGCTATGAGTTTAAGTGGAACCCCAGTAAGAAACCCAGCTTTCCTAAAATGTTTGTAGAAAAATATAAATCTGAAAATCAGATCGTGAATCGTTCAAACTTTCGAAAATTTGTCGTGGTTCGGTAG
- a CDS encoding DUF6940 family protein produces the protein MTKTASMSFTITSLDPRTDRYQFRENGTAISFQSALDRWKQEPSFTRAFVGALSEARFSAFFWEMPPFNLDSLNQPFEFILKDSPKLAIVPPEPAPFKPYRHLAPTLPDGSPGQAFAMPNLGGDAQLVIPTETTSIEAYAHISSFSRQAPESQHWAFWHTVADEIQQRVSDAPLWVSTSGLGVYWLHVRLDARPKYYTHAPYRAFP, from the coding sequence ATGACCAAAACAGCCTCCATGTCCTTTACCATTACCTCTTTAGATCCGCGAACGGATCGCTATCAATTTCGAGAAAACGGCACCGCTATTTCCTTTCAATCGGCGCTCGACCGTTGGAAGCAGGAGCCTTCATTCACCCGGGCGTTTGTAGGGGCGCTTTCTGAGGCTCGATTCTCTGCTTTCTTTTGGGAAATGCCGCCTTTTAATCTGGATTCGCTGAACCAGCCGTTCGAATTTATCCTGAAAGATTCCCCCAAACTGGCCATTGTTCCCCCAGAGCCCGCGCCGTTCAAGCCCTATCGCCATTTGGCTCCTACCCTACCCGATGGTTCGCCCGGACAGGCATTTGCGATGCCGAATTTGGGCGGAGATGCTCAGTTGGTCATTCCCACGGAAACCACTTCGATTGAAGCCTACGCCCATATTTCCTCATTTTCGAGACAGGCGCCGGAATCTCAACACTGGGCATTTTGGCACACGGTCGCAGACGAAATTCAACAACGGGTTTCCGACGCTCCGCTCTGGGTCAGCACCTCGGGTCTGGGCGTCTATTGGCTGCATGTACGATTGGATGCTCGGCCGAAATATTACACTCACGCTCCATATCGAGCATTTCCTTAG